One window of the Candidatus Chryseobacterium colombiense genome contains the following:
- the purH gene encoding bifunctional phosphoribosylaminoimidazolecarboxamide formyltransferase/IMP cyclohydrolase, whose amino-acid sequence MSKRVLISVSDKSGLIEFAQFLEAQNYELISTGGTFKHLKDAGLNPIQIDEVTNFPEMLDGRVKTLHPKVHGGLLAVRSNEEHMKTVQEHGIGLIDMVIVNLYPFFENVNKNISLHEKVEFIDIGGPSMLRSAAKNFDSVTVITDVEDYAAVKIEMEQNGDTYIETRKKLAGKVFNLTSAYDAAISRMLLDEEYPTYLNASYKKVSDLRYGENPHQTAAYYVSTFENGAMKDFEQLGGKELSFNNLRDMDLCWKVVTEFKEEMACCAVKHSTPCGVAIGTSALETYQKTFECDPVSIFGGIVAMNYKIDAATAEELNKTFLEIVMAPEFDEEALEILRKKKNLRIIKIVNPVSDKQTWVKIDGGILVQDNDSIFSDDIKVVTETQPTEEQRKALLFSQRVVKYVKSNAIVVSNGIQAFGIGGGQVNRIWATQQAIERAKEKFSGDLVLASDAFFPFRDVVDFCAQEGITAIIQPGGSVKDQDSIEAANEHKIPMMFTGIRHFLH is encoded by the coding sequence ATGAGCAAAAGAGTTTTAATCAGTGTTTCTGACAAGAGCGGATTGATCGAATTCGCGCAGTTTTTGGAAGCCCAAAATTATGAATTGATTTCTACGGGAGGGACGTTCAAACATTTGAAAGACGCTGGTTTAAATCCAATTCAGATTGATGAGGTTACCAATTTCCCTGAGATGTTGGATGGAAGAGTGAAAACTTTACATCCGAAAGTTCACGGTGGATTGTTGGCGGTTCGTTCAAACGAAGAACACATGAAAACCGTTCAGGAGCACGGAATTGGTCTGATTGACATGGTAATCGTGAATCTTTATCCTTTCTTTGAAAATGTTAACAAAAACATTTCTCTTCACGAAAAGGTAGAATTCATAGATATCGGAGGCCCTTCAATGCTTCGTTCAGCAGCTAAAAACTTTGATTCGGTAACGGTAATCACAGATGTTGAAGATTATGCAGCAGTGAAAATTGAAATGGAACAAAACGGTGATACATATATCGAAACCCGTAAGAAGTTGGCAGGAAAAGTATTTAACCTAACTTCTGCTTATGATGCTGCGATTTCGAGAATGCTTTTAGATGAGGAATATCCGACGTATCTGAATGCCTCTTACAAAAAAGTTTCTGACCTTAGATATGGTGAGAACCCACATCAGACAGCTGCTTATTACGTTTCTACTTTCGAAAATGGAGCGATGAAAGATTTTGAACAATTGGGAGGTAAAGAATTGTCTTTCAATAATCTTCGTGATATGGACCTTTGCTGGAAAGTGGTTACGGAATTCAAGGAAGAAATGGCTTGCTGTGCGGTGAAACATTCTACACCGTGTGGAGTGGCTATCGGAACTTCAGCGTTGGAAACTTACCAGAAAACTTTCGAATGTGATCCGGTTTCCATTTTTGGCGGAATTGTTGCAATGAACTACAAGATCGACGCGGCAACAGCTGAAGAACTGAACAAAACATTCCTTGAAATTGTGATGGCTCCTGAATTTGATGAAGAAGCTTTGGAAATTTTAAGAAAGAAGAAAAATTTAAGAATTATTAAAATCGTAAATCCTGTTTCTGACAAACAGACTTGGGTGAAAATAGACGGAGGAATTTTAGTTCAGGATAATGACAGCATCTTTTCTGATGATATCAAGGTAGTCACTGAAACTCAGCCTACGGAAGAGCAGAGAAAAGCATTATTATTCTCTCAGAGAGTAGTAAAATATGTGAAATCTAATGCGATCGTAGTTTCCAACGGAATTCAGGCTTTCGGAATCGGAGGAGGACAGGTGAACAGAATCTGGGCCACTCAGCAGGCGATTGAAAGAGCTAAAGAAAAATTTTCGGGAGACTTAGTATTGGCTTCTGATGCATTTTTCCCTTTCCGTGATGTGGTAGATTTCTGTGCTCAGGAAGGTATTACAGCGATTATTCAGCCAGGAGGAAGTGTAAAAGATCAGGACAGTATAGAAGCTGCCAATGAGCATAAAATTCCGATGATGTTTACCGGAATCAGACATTTTTTACACTAA
- the purD gene encoding phosphoribosylamine--glycine ligase encodes MRILIIGEGGRESALAAKLQNDSRVTKMFFANGNATTDAIGKNVHLSEIKELRDFAIKEKVDLTIVGPEAPLVAGLKDEFKKHDLKVFGPTQKVASLEGSKAFSKKFMQTYDIKTAKAVVFDAYNDAKEYIQTQQYPLVVKASGLAGGKGVVICETLEEAEATIHDFMIRRIFGDAGIRIVIEEYLQGFEASIIAFSNGEKLFPCIAAKDYKKAGKGDTGPNTGGMGTVAPSPEFTQEHYADFEKNILEPTIKGLKGEGFSFKGIIFFGLMVTKNGAYLLEYNMRFGDPETQVLMALMENNLLDVIQDCMNGKDIELKFKDEKAICLVMCSGGYPRNFETGFEIVGEDKVKHSQLLYAGAVKKGDAVVSNGGRVLNIVATGATYEDARKKVYEDASHVHFDYGFYREDIGKF; translated from the coding sequence ATGAGAATATTAATCATAGGTGAAGGTGGGAGAGAATCTGCTTTGGCAGCAAAACTTCAGAATGACTCTAGAGTTACTAAAATGTTTTTTGCCAACGGAAACGCGACTACCGATGCAATAGGGAAAAATGTTCATTTATCAGAGATTAAAGAACTTAGAGATTTTGCAATCAAGGAAAAAGTAGATTTAACGATTGTGGGTCCTGAAGCCCCTCTTGTTGCAGGGTTGAAGGATGAGTTTAAGAAGCATGATCTTAAAGTTTTTGGTCCTACTCAAAAAGTAGCAAGCTTGGAAGGAAGTAAAGCTTTCTCTAAGAAATTTATGCAGACCTATGATATCAAAACGGCAAAAGCTGTGGTATTTGATGCTTATAACGATGCTAAAGAATATATTCAGACACAGCAATATCCGTTAGTTGTGAAAGCTAGTGGTCTTGCAGGAGGTAAAGGAGTGGTGATCTGCGAAACATTGGAAGAAGCAGAAGCTACGATTCATGATTTTATGATCAGAAGAATATTCGGGGATGCAGGTATTCGTATCGTTATCGAAGAATATTTACAAGGTTTTGAAGCTTCAATCATCGCTTTCTCAAACGGTGAAAAACTATTCCCTTGTATCGCTGCTAAAGATTATAAAAAAGCAGGAAAAGGAGATACAGGACCAAACACGGGAGGTATGGGAACAGTAGCTCCAAGTCCGGAATTTACACAGGAGCATTATGCTGATTTTGAGAAAAACATTCTTGAACCGACAATTAAAGGTCTTAAAGGAGAAGGTTTCAGCTTTAAAGGTATCATTTTCTTCGGATTAATGGTAACTAAAAACGGAGCTTATCTGCTTGAATACAATATGAGATTCGGAGATCCTGAAACTCAGGTATTGATGGCTCTTATGGAAAACAATCTTCTGGACGTTATCCAGGACTGTATGAACGGAAAAGACATCGAGCTTAAATTTAAAGACGAAAAAGCGATTTGTCTGGTAATGTGTTCAGGAGGGTATCCAAGAAACTTTGAAACAGGTTTTGAAATCGTAGGGGAAGACAAAGTGAAACACAGTCAGCTTTTATATGCAGGAGCAGTTAAAAAAGGAGACGCTGTTGTTTCTAACGGAGGTAGAGTACTGAATATCGTAGCTACCGGAGCAACTTACGAAGATGCCCGTAAAAAAGTTTACGAAGATGCAAGTCATGTACATTTCGATTACGGCTTCTACAGAGAAGACATCGGAAAGTTCTAA
- the guaA gene encoding glutamine-hydrolyzing GMP synthase yields MNNGIIILDFGSQYNQLIGRRIREMGVYSEILPFNTPLATLLEKQPRGIILSGGPSSVNAENAHLVEKELYEQGIPVLGICYGMQLTAHLLGGKVHKGVKGEYGKAHLEIVKESSLLKGVSNNSVVWMSHFDEVGQLPAGFELNATSGVIASMSNEDKKIYCVQFHPEVSHTEEGGKMLENFVFGICNAEKNWKLTNYIEKTVEEIREKVGDQKVILGLSGGVDSSVAAVLIHKAIGDQLTCIFVDTGLLRKDEGKKVMDNYGEHFHMNIKLVDAKERFLSKLAGVDDPEAKRKIIGNEFIHVFDEESHKIEGAKFLAQGTIYPDVIESQSVNGPSAVIKSHHNVGGLPEDMEFELLEPLRELFKDEVRKVGEELGIPHHLVHRHPFPGPGLGIRVLGAVDAEKVKILQEADDIFIEELYKNDLYEKVSQAFVVLLPVKSVGVMGDERTYEYTAVVRSANTIDFMTATWSRLPYEFLDTVSSRIINEVRGINRVAYDISSKPPATIEWE; encoded by the coding sequence ATGAATAACGGTATTATCATATTAGATTTCGGATCACAGTACAACCAGCTTATCGGAAGAAGAATCCGTGAGATGGGTGTATATTCTGAAATTTTACCTTTCAATACACCATTAGCGACTCTTTTAGAAAAACAACCAAGAGGAATTATCCTTTCAGGAGGTCCAAGTTCTGTAAACGCAGAAAATGCTCATTTGGTTGAAAAAGAATTATATGAACAGGGAATTCCTGTATTGGGAATTTGCTATGGAATGCAACTTACTGCGCATCTTTTAGGAGGAAAAGTTCATAAAGGAGTAAAAGGAGAATACGGAAAAGCACATCTTGAAATTGTAAAAGAATCTTCTTTACTGAAAGGAGTTTCTAACAATTCAGTAGTTTGGATGAGCCACTTTGACGAAGTTGGACAATTGCCTGCTGGTTTTGAATTAAATGCCACATCAGGAGTTATTGCTTCTATGTCCAATGAAGATAAAAAAATCTACTGTGTACAGTTCCACCCGGAAGTTTCTCATACGGAAGAAGGTGGAAAAATGCTGGAGAATTTCGTTTTCGGAATTTGTAATGCAGAGAAAAACTGGAAACTAACCAACTATATTGAAAAAACAGTTGAAGAAATCCGTGAAAAAGTAGGAGATCAGAAAGTAATCTTGGGACTTTCAGGAGGGGTAGATTCTTCTGTAGCAGCAGTTTTGATCCATAAAGCAATCGGAGATCAATTGACTTGTATTTTTGTTGACACAGGTTTATTGAGAAAAGATGAAGGCAAAAAAGTAATGGATAATTACGGTGAGCATTTCCATATGAACATTAAATTGGTTGATGCTAAAGAAAGATTTTTATCCAAGCTAGCCGGAGTTGATGATCCTGAAGCTAAAAGAAAAATCATTGGAAACGAGTTTATTCATGTCTTTGATGAAGAATCTCATAAAATTGAAGGTGCTAAATTCTTAGCTCAGGGAACAATTTATCCTGATGTTATCGAAAGCCAGTCAGTAAACGGACCTTCTGCAGTGATCAAATCTCACCATAACGTTGGCGGACTTCCTGAAGATATGGAGTTTGAATTGCTTGAACCTTTAAGAGAGCTATTCAAAGATGAAGTAAGAAAAGTAGGAGAAGAGTTGGGAATTCCTCATCATTTGGTACACAGACATCCTTTCCCTGGTCCTGGATTAGGAATCAGAGTATTAGGAGCGGTAGATGCTGAAAAAGTAAAAATTCTTCAGGAAGCGGATGACATCTTCATCGAAGAATTGTACAAAAATGATTTGTATGAAAAAGTTTCCCAGGCTTTCGTTGTACTTCTTCCGGTAAAATCTGTAGGAGTAATGGGAGATGAAAGAACATATGAATATACTGCAGTAGTTCGTTCTGCAAACACGATCGACTTTATGACGGCAACGTGGAGCAGACTTCCTTACGAGTTTTTAGATACGGTTTCAAGCAGAATTATCAACGAAGTAAGAGGAATCAACAGAGTCGCTTACGACATTTCGAGCAAACCACCTGCAACGATTGAGTGGGAATAA
- the pheA gene encoding prephenate dehydratase, protein MKIAFLGPQASFTQLAASQIFPEEELIPQSSILDCFNAVMNNEVDKAVVPLENSIEGTVSMTLDYLYNFDVFIETELVMPIAHHLMVHPENSVVEKIISHPQALAQTYHFRHENYPGIPSQDFNSTAASAKLVSENPNEKWAAVANRSAAKLYGLKIIHENIQDFEQNHTKFVVISKSKESLDLPLQKSSEKTSLIITLPEDHAGGLHQVLSVFAWRNMNLSKIESRTLKTGLGNYFFFINIANEWHPVLSQNAIDELISLKANVKFLGHYNEYLFVE, encoded by the coding sequence ATGAAGATAGCATTTCTTGGTCCGCAGGCGAGTTTTACACAGTTAGCGGCTTCACAGATATTTCCGGAAGAAGAATTAATACCGCAATCAAGTATTTTGGATTGTTTTAATGCCGTAATGAATAATGAGGTGGATAAAGCAGTTGTACCCCTTGAAAACTCAATTGAAGGAACGGTTTCAATGACGCTGGATTACTTATACAATTTCGATGTTTTTATAGAAACGGAATTGGTGATGCCTATTGCCCATCATTTGATGGTGCATCCTGAAAATTCAGTAGTGGAGAAGATCATTTCTCATCCGCAGGCTTTGGCACAAACCTATCATTTCAGACATGAAAATTATCCCGGAATTCCATCGCAGGATTTTAACTCAACTGCAGCCTCTGCAAAACTGGTATCTGAAAATCCAAATGAAAAGTGGGCGGCTGTAGCCAACCGTTCTGCCGCTAAATTATATGGTTTAAAGATTATTCATGAAAATATTCAGGATTTTGAACAGAACCATACCAAGTTTGTGGTGATATCTAAAAGTAAAGAAAGTCTAGATCTCCCATTACAGAAAAGTTCAGAAAAAACATCTTTAATTATTACCCTTCCCGAAGATCATGCAGGAGGTCTTCATCAGGTACTTTCCGTGTTTGCATGGCGAAACATGAACCTTTCAAAAATCGAAAGCCGTACCCTGAAAACAGGATTGGGAAACTATTTTTTCTTCATCAATATTGCAAATGAATGGCATCCTGTTTTATCTCAAAATGCGATTGATGAATTAATTTCACTTAAAGCCAATGTGAAGTTTTTGGGACATTATAATGAATATCTGTTTGTGGAATAA
- a CDS encoding AarF/UbiB family protein codes for MFDKQQRKLKRSAKLFSVLSKYGFKDVLARMQGGKKIEDASDEIVSKGSVYERIRLVLEELGPTFVKLGQTFSNREDLLPKELIQELQKLQDKVETVEMNVEEILENEFDISVNEHFKEIQKVPLATASIAQVYKGILNDGTEVILKIKKPDVQTVIEDDLLLIKDLEKLVSSYSEIGEKLNLRQAISTFEKSLLEEVSLINEKENILQFRRNFKNNKETYVPKIYQEFCNNNVLCMEFIDGIKVTDTVSLIENNIDPVYISEVGLRLFVSQIMDYGFFHADPHAGNILVTKDGKVVFIDFGAVGKIPPNDKEVLENLIVSFVAKNPHKIVRYLKKMAISYEIPDERRFENDVEDILNFVHSTSLKEINAQVIINKMKDVLTDNRLQMPDYFYLLFKGITLIEGVGRSINPDLDVVKSLSPFTKKIFARKISPQNLFKTGVDRVMNFTDNVDEIPRELRSVLQKLDENKFTVSSEIKNLEKTNQLIKSSIINLILTMVLGANIIATAIVFVSETGPRIGELSLVAVLGFIFSIFLVIVILLRITRK; via the coding sequence ATGTTCGATAAACAGCAACGAAAACTCAAAAGATCAGCCAAATTATTTTCTGTGTTAAGCAAATACGGATTCAAGGATGTATTGGCGAGAATGCAGGGGGGAAAAAAGATAGAAGATGCTTCGGATGAAATAGTTTCCAAAGGAAGTGTTTACGAAAGAATCAGACTGGTTTTAGAAGAATTAGGACCTACTTTTGTGAAGCTGGGACAAACGTTCAGCAATAGGGAAGATTTGCTCCCTAAAGAACTGATTCAGGAACTACAGAAGCTGCAGGATAAAGTTGAAACGGTAGAGATGAATGTTGAGGAGATTCTGGAAAATGAATTTGATATTTCTGTGAATGAACATTTTAAGGAAATTCAGAAAGTTCCTTTGGCAACAGCTTCTATTGCACAGGTGTATAAAGGAATTCTGAATGATGGAACTGAGGTGATTTTAAAAATTAAGAAGCCCGATGTTCAGACCGTCATTGAAGATGATCTGTTGTTGATTAAAGACCTTGAAAAACTCGTTTCCTCTTACTCAGAAATAGGAGAGAAGCTTAATCTGAGACAGGCGATTTCCACTTTTGAAAAATCTCTGCTTGAAGAAGTTTCACTCATTAACGAAAAAGAGAACATCCTACAATTCAGAAGAAACTTTAAAAACAATAAAGAAACTTATGTTCCGAAAATCTATCAAGAATTTTGTAACAATAATGTTCTTTGCATGGAATTTATCGATGGAATAAAAGTTACCGATACTGTTTCTCTTATAGAAAATAATATTGATCCGGTCTATATTTCAGAAGTAGGTTTGAGGCTCTTTGTTTCCCAAATCATGGATTATGGTTTTTTCCATGCCGATCCTCATGCAGGAAATATTTTAGTGACAAAAGACGGAAAAGTTGTTTTCATAGATTTCGGAGCGGTAGGAAAAATTCCACCTAATGATAAAGAAGTGTTGGAAAATCTTATTGTAAGTTTTGTAGCTAAAAACCCTCATAAGATTGTAAGATACCTTAAAAAAATGGCAATAAGCTATGAAATTCCGGATGAGAGAAGGTTTGAAAACGACGTAGAAGATATCCTGAATTTTGTTCACAGTACTTCTTTAAAAGAGATCAATGCACAGGTGATCATCAATAAAATGAAAGATGTCCTTACGGATAACCGGCTTCAGATGCCCGATTATTTTTATCTTTTATTTAAAGGAATTACTTTGATAGAAGGAGTTGGCCGAAGTATTAATCCGGATCTGGATGTTGTAAAAAGTTTAAGCCCGTTTACCAAAAAGATTTTCGCACGAAAGATCAGTCCTCAGAACCTTTTTAAGACCGGAGTTGACAGGGTGATGAATTTTACGGATAATGTAGATGAAATTCCGAGAGAGTTGCGTTCTGTTTTACAAAAATTGGACGAAAATAAATTCACCGTATCCAGTGAAATCAAAAATCTGGAGAAAACCAATCAATTAATAAAATCAAGTATTATTAATCTGATTCTGACGATGGTTTTAGGAGCTAATATTATTGCAACAGCGATTGTTTTTGTTTCGGAAACTGGTCCCAGAATTGGAGAACTGTCATTGGTTGCTGTATTAGGATTTATCTTTTCAATATTTTTAGTAATTGTCATTTTGCTGAGAATTACACGAAAATAA
- a CDS encoding DEAD/DEAH box helicase yields the protein MEKLTFADFDLPVKILDVLADLNLFEPTPIQEKSIKPILSGRDVMGIAQTGTGKTLAYLLPVLKTWKYNKSGNPTVLVLVPTRELVVQVTEILEKLTENITARVIGIYGGKNINTQKLLFNDGCDILVGTPGRVMDLSIDNAISLKEVQKLIIDEFDEMLNLGFRPQLTHIFEMMKEKRQNILFSATMTEAVDEMLDEYFASPVEISLAKSGTPLEKIEQTAYKVENFNTKINLLENLLKNHEDMSKVLIFNNNKKNADLLFTKIEELFPGQFDVIHSNKSQNYRLKAMKRFENEEIRGLITTDVMARGLDISDITHVINFETPDIPEQYIHRIGRTGRADKDGKAITFVTKKEEPLILDIELLMDKDLKFIDFPADVKINPKKIASEEEHIAMKNPAPVKLNDGGGAFHEKKAKNTKENWGGPSKRKAPKKFGANRSQQKAISKSKKKK from the coding sequence ATGGAAAAACTCACTTTTGCAGATTTTGACCTTCCGGTCAAAATTCTTGATGTTTTAGCTGACCTTAATTTATTTGAACCTACTCCAATTCAGGAAAAGAGTATAAAGCCGATACTTTCCGGAAGAGATGTAATGGGAATTGCACAAACCGGAACAGGAAAAACATTAGCTTATCTTTTACCGGTTTTAAAAACCTGGAAATACAATAAATCTGGAAATCCAACGGTTTTGGTACTGGTTCCGACCAGAGAATTAGTGGTTCAGGTGACAGAAATCCTAGAAAAATTAACAGAAAATATTACTGCAAGAGTTATAGGAATTTATGGAGGTAAAAATATCAATACACAGAAGCTTTTATTTAACGATGGCTGTGATATTTTGGTAGGAACTCCGGGAAGAGTAATGGATTTGTCTATTGATAATGCGATTTCATTAAAAGAAGTTCAAAAATTAATCATTGATGAATTTGATGAAATGCTGAACTTGGGATTCAGACCTCAATTGACCCATATTTTTGAGATGATGAAAGAGAAAAGACAGAATATCTTATTCTCTGCAACCATGACCGAAGCTGTTGATGAAATGCTGGATGAGTATTTTGCAAGTCCTGTTGAAATTTCATTGGCAAAATCAGGAACACCACTGGAAAAAATTGAACAGACCGCATATAAAGTTGAAAATTTCAATACGAAGATCAATTTGCTTGAAAACTTATTGAAAAACCATGAGGATATGTCCAAGGTTTTGATTTTCAATAACAATAAGAAAAATGCTGATTTGTTATTTACCAAAATTGAGGAACTTTTCCCAGGACAGTTTGACGTCATTCACTCCAATAAATCTCAGAACTACCGATTGAAAGCAATGAAACGTTTTGAGAATGAAGAAATAAGAGGATTGATTACAACAGATGTCATGGCAAGAGGTTTGGATATTTCTGATATTACCCACGTTATCAACTTCGAAACTCCTGATATTCCTGAGCAATATATTCACAGAATTGGTAGAACGGGTAGAGCGGATAAAGATGGTAAAGCAATAACTTTTGTAACAAAGAAAGAAGAACCTTTGATTCTTGACATCGAGCTATTGATGGATAAAGATTTAAAATTCATCGATTTCCCTGCAGATGTGAAAATAAATCCTAAAAAGATTGCTTCTGAAGAAGAGCATATTGCGATGAAAAATCCAGCTCCGGTAAAACTAAATGACGGAGGAGGAGCTTTCCACGAAAAGAAAGCAAAGAATACTAAAGAAAACTGGGGAGGACCTTCGAAAAGAAAAGCACCCAAGAAATTTGGAGCTAACAGATCACAACAGAAAGCAATTTCTAAGTCTAAGAAAAAGAAATAA
- a CDS encoding GDSL-type esterase/lipase family protein → MKKMLSAFLLLTFALFFSQEKKPMFWQDIQNFKKLDQENTPPKNAILLIGSSSFTKWKDVATYFPTKTIINRGFGGSRLTDLNYYANDLLNYQPKQIIIYCGENDFADDDKLKADVVVNRFKTFYQKIRQKFPKIEVDYISIKYSPSREKLWPQMKEANKKIAQFLKKQKNSEFIDITGVMNDANGNVREELFVEDRLHMTPEGYRLWTSVMNPYMK, encoded by the coding sequence ATGAAGAAGATGTTATCAGCATTCTTATTGCTGACTTTTGCCCTTTTCTTTTCACAGGAAAAAAAGCCCATGTTCTGGCAGGACATTCAAAATTTTAAAAAACTTGATCAGGAAAACACTCCACCCAAAAACGCCATTCTTTTGATCGGAAGTTCCTCTTTCACAAAATGGAAGGATGTTGCCACTTATTTTCCTACCAAAACTATTATTAACAGAGGTTTCGGAGGTTCCAGATTAACAGATCTCAATTATTATGCGAATGATCTTCTCAATTATCAGCCTAAACAAATCATTATCTACTGTGGTGAAAACGATTTTGCAGATGATGACAAGCTAAAAGCAGATGTTGTTGTTAACAGATTCAAAACGTTCTATCAGAAAATTCGCCAAAAGTTCCCGAAAATAGAGGTCGATTATATTTCGATCAAGTATTCGCCAAGCAGAGAAAAGCTATGGCCTCAAATGAAAGAAGCCAATAAAAAAATCGCCCAATTCCTTAAGAAACAAAAAAATTCGGAGTTCATAGACATTACCGGTGTTATGAATGACGCTAACGGTAACGTCCGTGAAGAACTTTTTGTAGAAGATAGGTTGCATATGACTCCCGAAGGTTACAGACTTTGGACTTCTGTGATGAACCCTTATATGAAATAG
- a CDS encoding lipocalin family protein: protein MKKQLLLFAFSALALTSCKDDDMQAYELDILKGDWKTSKTEIVSGKDGKTVLLTTPVTGCSTKDITYFSIDYSTSYTYYNGTGADCKVAGKSEGKYTYDTETKLLTIKYNNNPDQPYKVEILSSSELKILDLSTDIDYNGDGVNDRVYMSFKR from the coding sequence ATGAAAAAACAGCTACTTTTATTTGCCTTTTCAGCCTTGGCGCTTACTTCTTGTAAAGATGACGATATGCAAGCATACGAATTAGATATTCTAAAAGGAGATTGGAAGACAAGTAAAACGGAAATTGTATCAGGAAAAGATGGCAAAACAGTTCTTTTAACAACTCCGGTGACCGGATGCAGTACAAAAGACATTACTTATTTCAGCATTGATTATTCTACTTCATATACATATTATAACGGTACCGGTGCAGACTGTAAAGTCGCAGGTAAAAGCGAAGGTAAATATACTTATGATACAGAAACTAAACTTCTTACCATAAAGTATAATAATAACCCTGACCAACCTTATAAAGTAGAAATTTTATCAAGCTCTGAGCTTAAAATTTTAGATTTATCCACTGATATTGACTATAATGGAGATGGAGTAAATGATCGAGTTTATATGTCGTTTAAAAGATAA
- a CDS encoding iron-containing alcohol dehydrogenase, whose amino-acid sequence MLNFEFKNPTKILFGKGEIAKISNEIPKDAKILMIYGGGSIKNNGVYDQVKGALKDHDLYEFGGVPANPEYEVLINALDFIKEKNITFLLAVGGGSVIDGTKFLSAAANYDGEPWEILTKPVRTFEGEGMPFGSILTLPATGSEMNSGYVISRRETNEKLSSGGPGLFPQFSVLDPEVVRSIPKNQIVNGLTDAYTHVLEQYMTAPSSADLQERIAESILISLQETAPKVLADDFNYEAAGNFMWCCTMALNGLIQKGVITDWAVHAMGHELTAYFGIDHARTLAIIAPSHYRYNFETKKGKLAQYAERVWGIKDGSTEEKAELGIKKLEEFFHSLHIQTKLSEYTEDYKGTAEKVEKAFTDRNWLGLGEYKKLTPQDAYKIVEMSY is encoded by the coding sequence ATGCTTAATTTCGAGTTTAAAAATCCAACAAAAATACTTTTCGGAAAAGGTGAAATTGCTAAAATTTCCAACGAAATCCCTAAAGATGCTAAAATCTTAATGATTTATGGAGGTGGAAGCATCAAAAACAACGGTGTTTACGATCAGGTAAAAGGAGCTTTAAAAGATCACGACCTTTATGAGTTCGGTGGTGTTCCGGCGAATCCTGAATATGAAGTTCTGATCAATGCTTTAGACTTTATTAAAGAAAAAAACATCACATTCTTATTAGCAGTCGGCGGAGGCTCTGTAATTGACGGAACAAAATTCCTTTCAGCAGCTGCGAATTATGATGGTGAGCCGTGGGAAATCCTTACAAAACCTGTGAGAACTTTTGAAGGTGAAGGAATGCCTTTCGGAAGTATTTTAACATTGCCGGCTACAGGTTCTGAAATGAATTCGGGATATGTGATTTCAAGAAGAGAGACCAATGAAAAATTATCTTCCGGAGGTCCCGGACTTTTTCCGCAATTTTCTGTTTTAGATCCTGAAGTCGTAAGATCTATTCCTAAAAACCAGATTGTAAATGGATTAACGGATGCCTACACGCACGTTTTGGAACAGTATATGACCGCTCCTTCTTCTGCAGATTTACAGGAAAGAATTGCTGAAAGTATTCTGATCAGCTTACAGGAAACAGCTCCGAAGGTATTGGCAGATGATTTTAATTATGAAGCAGCCGGAAACTTTATGTGGTGTTGTACGATGGCTCTTAATGGACTTATCCAGAAAGGAGTGATTACAGACTGGGCCGTGCATGCAATGGGACATGAATTAACTGCTTATTTCGGAATTGATCACGCAAGAACCTTAGCAATTATCGCACCTTCACATTATCGTTATAATTTTGAAACTAAAAAGGGGAAGCTGGCTCAGTATGCAGAAAGAGTTTGGGGAATTAAAGACGGTAGTACAGAAGAAAAAGCAGAATTGGGAATAAAAAAATTGGAAGAGTTCTTTCACAGCCTACATATCCAGACCAAACTTTCAGAATATACAGAAGATTATAAGGGAACCGCTGAAAAAGTGGAAAAGGCCTTTACAGACCGCAACTGGTTAGGTTTAGGAGAATACAAAAAACTTACTCCGCAAGATGCCTACAAGATTGTAGAAATGAGTTATTAA